The Streptomyces venezuelae genomic interval CGAGGAGGAGGGCGACCAGGGCCATGGCGGCGTTACGGACGTGCGTCATGACCCGCGATCGTACAGTCGTACGTTCCCGGGGGAACGGCCCTACGGGGTGCCTAGGAGTTGTACGCGGACTGGGCCCGCTCCAGGCCCTCCGCGACCAGGCACTCCACCGAGTCCGCCGCCCGGTCCACGAACCAGTCGAGGTCCTTGCGCTCCGTCGAGGAGAAGTCCTTCAGGACGAAGTCCGCGACCTGCATCCGGCCCGGGGGACGCCCGATGCCGCACCGCACCCGGTGGTACTCGGGACCCATCGCCTTCGTCATCGACTTCAGACCGTTGTGCCCGTTGTCGCCGCCGCCGATCTTCAGCCGCAGCACCCCGTAGTCGATGTCCAGCTCGTCGTGGATCGCCACCACGTGCGCCGTCGGCACCTTGTAGAAGTCGCGCAGCGCCGTCACCGGACCGCCGGACAGGTTCATGTACGACATCGGCTTCGCGAGGATCACCCGGCGGTTCTCGGGCCCGGGAGGACCCATCCGGCCCTCGACGACCTGCGCCTGGGCCTTCTGAGCCCGTTTGAACGAGCCGCGGATCCGCTCGGCCAGCAGGTCCACGACCATGAAGCCGATGTTGTGGCGGTTGGCCGCGTATTCGGGCCCCGGGTTGCCGAGGCCGACGATCAGCCAGGGGGCGTTGGCGTCGTCCGTCATCGCGTCAGATCTCCTCGTGTCCGTTCCGTACACGCGTCCGTGCAGGGGTCCGTACATGCGTCCGTGCAAGAGAAACGGGGTGACGGGCCGTACGGCCCGTCACCCCGTCACGTCAGGCAGAGCCTACGGCTCAGGCCTCCGCACCCTCGGTGGCCTCGGCCTCGGCGGCCGGCTCCTCGGCCTGCGCGGCCAGGACCTGGAGGACGACGGCGTCGGCGTCGGTCACCAGGGTGGTGCCCGCCGGGAGGGTGATGTCCTTGGCGAGGACGGAGGCACCGGCCTCCAGGCCCTCCACGGACACCGAGACGGACTCGGGGAGGTGGGTGGCCTCGGCCTCGACGGAGAGCGTGTTCAGCACGTGCTCCAGCAGGTTGCCACCGGCGGCGAGCTCGCCCTCGGCCTGGACGGGGATCTCGACGGTGACCTTCTCGCCGCGCTTGACGAGGATCAGGTCGACGTGCACGAGCGAGCCCTTGATGGCCTCACGCTGGACGGCCTTCGGGATCGCGAGCTCGTGGGTGCCCTCGATGTCCAGGGAGAGCAGGACGTTCGGCGTACGCAGCGCCAGGCCGAGCTCGTGGGCCGGGAGGGAGATGTGGACCGGGTCCGTGCCGTGGCCGTAGAGGACCGTGGGGACCAGGGAGTCACGACGGAGCTGGCGGGAAGCACCCTTGCCGAACTCGGTACGGACAGCAGCGACGAGCTTGACCTCGGACATGTTGCACTCCTCGTAGATGGTGACGAAAAAAGTGGTCACCCGGCCACGACTGGCGATGGCCTGCTACGAAGAGCGCGTCGATAACGGACAGCCATGACCCTGTACATCCGTACGGGTACGGCCTCCCTCGCCGAGCAACTACGGCAGTCTACCCGCCGCCACCTGACCGCCCAAATGGATCAGTCCGCAGCCCCGCCCGGCCGCCCCGCCAGCTCCGTCAGCAGGTCACGCAGGACCGGGCCCGCCGACCCCGAACCGCTCTCCGCCCCCTCCACCACGCACGCCACCGCGATCTCCCCGTCGTACGCGACGAGCCAGCCGTTGTTGTTCCCGTCCTCCGTCACCTCGGCCGTCCCCGTCTTCGCCCCCACCTCGCCCGGCACCCCCGCGAGCACCTTCGCCGACCCCTCCGTCACCGTGTCCCGCATCAGCGACCGCAACTGCTTCGCCACCCCAGACGGCAGCGGCTTCGTCGCCACCGACGGCTGGTCCGTCCCCTTCACCAGCAGCGGCTGGCGGAACGTCCCCGACACCGCCGTCGCCGTCACCGACGCCATCGCCAGCGGATTCGTCCGCAGCCTCCCCTGCCCGAACAGCGCCGCCGCCTTCTCCGTCTCACCCGCGGGCACCGGCACCTCGGCATCCACCGAACCCACCCCCGTCTTCCACTCCGGGCCGATCCCGAAGTGCTCCTTCGCGAACACGGTCATCTCGCCGTTCGCGAGACGCCCCCGCAGCGCCACGAACGCCGTGTTGCACGAATGGATGAAGTCCTCACGGAACGACGCGCCCGGGATCTCCGAGGTCTCCACGTTGTGGAACTGCTTCCCGACCGTCAGGTACTTCGGGCAGTCCACCCGCGACTCCGGCGTCACCGCCCCCTTCGCGAGCAGCGCCGCACTCGTCACCACCTTCCACGTCGACCCCGGCGCGTACGTGCCCTGGAAGGCCCGGTTGAAGCCGCCGGCCGGCCCGTTCGCCACCGCGACCACCTCGCCGCTGTCGATCCGCACCGCCACCAGGCCCGCGTTCCGCCCGGCGGTGTGCCGGGCGAGCGCCTTCTCCGCCGCCCGCTGCGTCCGCGCGTCGATCGTCGTCCGCAGCGGACCGCCGCCCTCCCCGGGCTCCGGCCCGAACCGCACCGCCGTCGACCTCGTCTCACCCGTGATCCGGTCCACGACCTGCACCTCGCCCCGCGGCTTCCCGCCGCCCAGGCCCAGCACCGAGACCAGCGAGGGATGCTCCGCCGCCGAGATCGCCTGCCCGTCCCGGTCCACCGCCGCGAGCTCCGCCGACTCCTCCTCCACCAGCTTGAACCGCTGCTTGTCGTTCAGCTGCGGATGGATCAGCGGCAGCTCCCACCGCACCCGCCACCCCGCCTCCGTACGCGCCACCGCGAACTCGGAGCCGTACGACCACGTCCCCAGCTCCGCCACCGGCATCCTCGCCCGGTAGGGCACCCGGGCGCCGGTGCCCGCCGCACCGTCCACACGCGCCGCGCCCGCCGTCAGCACCGGCTTCACGATCTCCAGACCCGCCGTGAAGTTCCGCAACGTCTCCTCCGCCTTCGCCGGCGAGTCCGTCAACCGCGCCGCCGCCGGCAGATCCCCCGCCGCCCAGCTGCTCAGGAACGCCCGCGCCGTCCGCACGGCCTCGGGATCCACCGTCCTCGGCGGCTCCTCCCCCTTCAGCGGGCCGTACGCGACAGCCCACCCCGCGACCCCCGCCACCACAGCGCCCGCCACCACCACCGCCGGCCACCTGCGTCGGCGCCT includes:
- the pth gene encoding aminoacyl-tRNA hydrolase, with the protein product MTDDANAPWLIVGLGNPGPEYAANRHNIGFMVVDLLAERIRGSFKRAQKAQAQVVEGRMGPPGPENRRVILAKPMSYMNLSGGPVTALRDFYKVPTAHVVAIHDELDIDYGVLRLKIGGGDNGHNGLKSMTKAMGPEYHRVRCGIGRPPGRMQVADFVLKDFSSTERKDLDWFVDRAADSVECLVAEGLERAQSAYNS
- a CDS encoding 50S ribosomal protein L25/general stress protein Ctc, yielding MSEVKLVAAVRTEFGKGASRQLRRDSLVPTVLYGHGTDPVHISLPAHELGLALRTPNVLLSLDIEGTHELAIPKAVQREAIKGSLVHVDLILVKRGEKVTVEIPVQAEGELAAGGNLLEHVLNTLSVEAEATHLPESVSVSVEGLEAGASVLAKDITLPAGTTLVTDADAVVLQVLAAQAEEPAAEAEATEGAEA
- a CDS encoding penicillin-binding transpeptidase domain-containing protein; this translates as MDPEAVRTARAFLSSWAAGDLPAAARLTDSPAKAEETLRNFTAGLEIVKPVLTAGAARVDGAAGTGARVPYRARMPVAELGTWSYGSEFAVARTEAGWRVRWELPLIHPQLNDKQRFKLVEEESAELAAVDRDGQAISAAEHPSLVSVLGLGGGKPRGEVQVVDRITGETRSTAVRFGPEPGEGGGPLRTTIDARTQRAAEKALARHTAGRNAGLVAVRIDSGEVVAVANGPAGGFNRAFQGTYAPGSTWKVVTSAALLAKGAVTPESRVDCPKYLTVGKQFHNVETSEIPGASFREDFIHSCNTAFVALRGRLANGEMTVFAKEHFGIGPEWKTGVGSVDAEVPVPAGETEKAAALFGQGRLRTNPLAMASVTATAVSGTFRQPLLVKGTDQPSVATKPLPSGVAKQLRSLMRDTVTEGSAKVLAGVPGEVGAKTGTAEVTEDGNNNGWLVAYDGEIAVACVVEGAESGSGSAGPVLRDLLTELAGRPGGAAD